One Ananas comosus cultivar F153 linkage group 23, ASM154086v1, whole genome shotgun sequence genomic window carries:
- the LOC109728265 gene encoding uncharacterized protein LOC109728265 isoform X1 — MMMTMIPLRIKLEPPCFLAMVGESKKSIVQVNKSNRVSTSSRRTLECRSEKPWLRSQSQNSEPTPPLSEDPHASTHLPSTIIDRSSSPTTANLDTNATGKSMQEIDRDNSRVAAAASQLQVCLGRAVGGLQLAEFITEMGVVLRQYAPLNVNKWAEVPMHYKDKMWDDLMRMSARNKENRAKQSTSSICGRKSFATVLYDMRDPETEVDPDLTEYWKATHQRRTDNSWCSEKAQNAMQQFEHVRKSQEELGDRPLSTEEHLTKAFGARSGYLRGLGCGPKPLSSKNLEAKASKEAIERQIEELKNELKQSREENEEREARLQRERDERERGEV; from the exons ATGATGATGACAATGATTCCTTTGCGAATAAAACTTGAGCCACCTTGCTTTTTG GCAATGGTGGGAGAAAGCAAGAAGTCTATAGTACAAGTTAACAAGTCTAATAGAGTCTCGACTTCATCACGAAGAACTTTGGAGTGTCGATCTGAAAAGCCATGGCTTAGATCACAATCTCAAAATTCAGAACCTACTCCACCTCTCAGTGAAGATCCACATGCTTCCACTCATCTTCCTTCAACTATAATTGATCGGTCGTCATCTCCAACTACTGCTAATCTGGACACTAACGCTACAG GAAAATCAATGCAAGAAATAGATAGAGATAATAGTCGTGTAGCTGCTGCTGCCAGCCAACTGCAGGTCTGCTTGGGTCGAGCTGTGGGCGGTCTTCAGCTGGCAGAATTTATTACAGAAATGGGAGTCGTGTTGCGACAATATGCACCACTTAATGTTAACAAATGGGCTGAAGTACCTATGCATTATAAGGATAAGATGTGGGATGATTTAATG AGAATGTCGGCGCGTAATAAAGAAAATCGAGCAAAACAATCGACTAGCTCAATCTGCGGACGAAAATCATTTGCTACAGTCCTATATGATATG agGGATCCAGAAACGGAGGTTGATCCTGATTTAACTGAATATTGGAAGGCTACACACCAGCGAAGAACTGATAATTCTTGGTGTTCTGAGAAGGCTCAAAATGCTATG CAACAATTTGAGCATGTAAGAAAATCACAAGAAGAGTTAGGTGATCGTCCATTATCAACGGAGGAACATTTAACAAAGGCTTTTGGTGCACGATCGGGATATCTTCGTGGTTTAGGATGTGGACCTAAGCCACTAAGTAGTAAGAATTTGGAAGCTAAAGCATCAAAAGAGGCTATTGAGAGACAAATAGAAGAATTGAAGAATGAGCTGAAGCAATCAAGAGAGGAGAATGAAGAGCGAGAAGCACGCCTACAAAGGgaaagagatgagagagagagaggagaggtttaa
- the LOC109728265 gene encoding uncharacterized protein LOC109728265 isoform X2 produces MVGESKKSIVQVNKSNRVSTSSRRTLECRSEKPWLRSQSQNSEPTPPLSEDPHASTHLPSTIIDRSSSPTTANLDTNATGKSMQEIDRDNSRVAAAASQLQVCLGRAVGGLQLAEFITEMGVVLRQYAPLNVNKWAEVPMHYKDKMWDDLMRMSARNKENRAKQSTSSICGRKSFATVLYDMRDPETEVDPDLTEYWKATHQRRTDNSWCSEKAQNAMQQFEHVRKSQEELGDRPLSTEEHLTKAFGARSGYLRGLGCGPKPLSSKNLEAKASKEAIERQIEELKNELKQSREENEEREARLQRERDERERGEV; encoded by the exons ATGGTGGGAGAAAGCAAGAAGTCTATAGTACAAGTTAACAAGTCTAATAGAGTCTCGACTTCATCACGAAGAACTTTGGAGTGTCGATCTGAAAAGCCATGGCTTAGATCACAATCTCAAAATTCAGAACCTACTCCACCTCTCAGTGAAGATCCACATGCTTCCACTCATCTTCCTTCAACTATAATTGATCGGTCGTCATCTCCAACTACTGCTAATCTGGACACTAACGCTACAG GAAAATCAATGCAAGAAATAGATAGAGATAATAGTCGTGTAGCTGCTGCTGCCAGCCAACTGCAGGTCTGCTTGGGTCGAGCTGTGGGCGGTCTTCAGCTGGCAGAATTTATTACAGAAATGGGAGTCGTGTTGCGACAATATGCACCACTTAATGTTAACAAATGGGCTGAAGTACCTATGCATTATAAGGATAAGATGTGGGATGATTTAATG AGAATGTCGGCGCGTAATAAAGAAAATCGAGCAAAACAATCGACTAGCTCAATCTGCGGACGAAAATCATTTGCTACAGTCCTATATGATATG agGGATCCAGAAACGGAGGTTGATCCTGATTTAACTGAATATTGGAAGGCTACACACCAGCGAAGAACTGATAATTCTTGGTGTTCTGAGAAGGCTCAAAATGCTATG CAACAATTTGAGCATGTAAGAAAATCACAAGAAGAGTTAGGTGATCGTCCATTATCAACGGAGGAACATTTAACAAAGGCTTTTGGTGCACGATCGGGATATCTTCGTGGTTTAGGATGTGGACCTAAGCCACTAAGTAGTAAGAATTTGGAAGCTAAAGCATCAAAAGAGGCTATTGAGAGACAAATAGAAGAATTGAAGAATGAGCTGAAGCAATCAAGAGAGGAGAATGAAGAGCGAGAAGCACGCCTACAAAGGgaaagagatgagagagagagaggagaggtttaa